From the genome of Fusarium keratoplasticum isolate Fu6.1 chromosome 11, whole genome shotgun sequence, one region includes:
- a CDS encoding MFS domain-containing protein — MSPYKWPLWWRLVILFNVSFYNLLGNAWSAGLSPIFELVMKEFNCSQSQASDLTTFSILMLGISNLFALPLVVLFGKRYTILASLTLFIVFNIWSGEASDYESLKVSRILGGLAGGLVEALGPTIVHETFRDHQLARAMAVYVGCLAAGSALGPIFSGIVAQHQGSWRWYLRILSIATSLNLLASILMLPETTHKPELTNDTGSDSGTSNPKATSSIVENAPTTATTPEPTVSSRTEWISLSFTKKPMPLEWSRALPAFFEPLQMLIVPRVLVTVYVFGLTIGWTVIISILLGMTYAQPPLLWGSQSIGLLNVAPLLGLLIGLPFGGYLSDILFIRSATDGRGPSPASRLPVALLGMLISPSGCLVLGYGLKHPDTWIQVCVGWGMLAFGLTASANVLLAYAVNTIPSRAGDIGVLVNFMKNTVAFGVSYASLPWMNGVGPVKQFATMAALLWVGYLMVFPVWLHGKTLFKRSYTNSLA, encoded by the exons ATGTCCCCATAC AAATGGCCCCTTTGGTGGCGCCTCGTTATCCTTTTCAACGTTAGCTTCTACAACCTTCTCGGCAATGCTTGGTCTGCTGGCCTGTCACCCATTTTCGAGTTGGTCATGAAGGAGTTCAACTGCTCCCAGTCGCAGGCTTCGGATCTGACTACTTTTTCCATCTTGATGCTGGGAATATCG AATCTGTTCGCCCTCCCCTTAGTCGTTCTTTTCGGGAAACGATACACGATCCTCGCGTCATTgaccctcttcatcgtcttcaaTATCTGGTCCGGCGAGGCTTCCGACTATGAATCTCTGAAAGTTTCTCGTATCCTTGGCGGTCTCGCCGGGGGGTTGGTTGAAGCCCTTGGCCCGACCATAGTACACGAGACTTTCAGAGATCATCAGCTCGCTCGAGCCATGGCAGTCTATGTCGGTTGCCTAGCAGCTGGGTCTGCGTTGGGACCTATTTTCTCCGGTATCGTCGCCCAACACCAaggaagctggagatggtaTCTGAGGATCCTTTCCATTGCTACCAGTCTTAACCTACTGGCGTCGATTCTTATGCTTCCCGAGACTACCCACAAGCCAGAGCTGACAAACGACACTGGATCGGACTCTGGAACGTCTAATCCGAAGGCGACAAGCTCTATCGTCGAGAACGCCCCAACCACAGCGACCACGCCCGAGCCTACTGTCTCATCTCGAACCGAGTGGATATCGCTATCCTTTACAAAGAAACCCATGCCGTTGGAATGGAGCCGAGCACTTCCGGCTTTCTTCGAACCGCTGCAGATGCTGATCGTGCCTCGAGTTCTGGTCACTGTCTACGTCTTTGGACTTACCATCGGCTGGACAGTGATTATCTCGATCCTGTTGGGTATGACATATGCCCAGCCACCGTTGCTATGGGGTTCGCAGTCAATCGGCCTCCTCAATGTTGCACCTCTGTTGGGTCTCCTTATTGGACTTCCATTTGGCGGCTACCTTTCAGATATTTTGTTCATACGATCGGCGACAGATGGCAGGGGCCCTAGCCCTGCAAGCCGTCTGCCAGTCGCCCTTCTCGGCATGCTCATCAGTCCTTCAGGCTGCTTGGTTCTTGGCTACGGTCTCAAACACCCTGACACCTGGATCCAAGTATGTGTAGGATGGGGTATGCTGGCCTTTGGATTGACAGCCTCAGCAAACGTCCTGCTTGCTTACGCTGTTAATACCATCCCATCACGTGCTGGAGACATCGGAGTTCTTGTCAATTTCATGAAGAATACGGTCGCTTTTGGAGTATCATACGCTTCGCTTCCTTGGATGAATGGAGTTGGTCCCGTCAAACAGTTTGCTACAATGGCAGCGTTGCTCTGGGTTGGATATCTGATGGTTTTTCCGGTTTGGTTGCATGGCAAGACTCTCTTTAAGAGATCATACACCAACTCTCTGGCTTGA
- a CDS encoding Aldedh domain-containing protein, whose product MPSVLPKDTDGRPFVACIIDGQPLAKSHRPYIPIFSSQKQETVHFSQSVEASTAVLAVESSWKAFQTYRKTPTDERRRLLTKAAELFDSGISDAMHRQMTETSCNEDWAKMNAGSMSVICQELAAALEDPSDPAHDERSIVVREPIGPVLSIIPWNGALLLAVRAVATALAAGCTVILKASEMCPWTHQFVAETFLEAGFPKGSVNLIVSSRGTAAEITETVISHPHLRKIEFIGSPVVGKSIGAMAAKYLKPTIMELGDQSPLVVLEDADLSKAAQACAQGATLLHGQVCFSTERIIVVSSVKDKFYSLLTEAINSLPSAGFAVSNTFADKAYVAVQDALSQGARVVAGSSQRLGPASMASSILADVPRESILSSQEGFAPTAFVVEVENDEEAIAEANSREGGMSAAIFTSNRERAIALAKELEFGMVQINDMTLAIKPSIKGPATCTKGSGWGCAGGKYGIEEFIHYKAITFGD is encoded by the exons ATGCCTTCTGTACTTCCCAAAGACACCGACGGTCGGCCTTTTGTGGCTTGCATCATCGATGGCCAGCCCCTCGCCAAGTCTCACCGACCATACATTCCGATCTTCTCTTCCCAGAAACAGGAGACTGTTCATTTCAGCCAGTCTGTCGAAGCCAGCACCGCTGTCTTGGCTGTTGAGTCCTCATGGAAAGCTTTCCAAACTTACCGGAAGACTCCTACCGATGAAAGACGCCGCTTGTTGACTAAAGCTGCAGAGCTCTTTGACAGTGGAATCAGCGATGCAATGCACCGACAGATGACTGAAACCAGTTGCAACGAGGATTGGGCAAAGATGAATGCTGGCAGCATGTCTGTTATTTGTCAAGAGTTGGCCGCTGCCTTGGAGGACCCCTCGGATCCGGCTCACGATGAACGGAGCATCGTGGTGAGAGAGCCGATTGGACCGGTTCTATCCATCATTCC GTGGAACGGCGCGCTGCTGCTCGCTGTCCGCGCCGTGGCGACCGCCCTAGCTGCTGGCTGCACCGTGATTCTCAAGGCCTCAGAGATGTGCCCCTGGACACATCAGTTTGTGGCAGAAACCTTTCTCGAAGCCGGATTTCCAAAGGGCTCTGTTAATCTCATTGTGTCATCGCGTGGAACAGCAGCAGAAATCACCGAGACCGTCATCTCGCATCCCCACCTGCGCAAGATTGAGTTCATCGGAAGTCCAGTGGTAGGCAAATCTATTGGGGCCATGGCAGCAAAGTACCTGAAGCCTACGATCATGGAGCTTGGGGACCAGAGTCCTcttgttgtccttgaggaTGCTGATTTGTCCAAGGCAGCCCAAGCCTGTGCCCAGGGGGCGACGCTGCTTCATGGCCAGGTATGTTTCTCAACAGAACGAATTATCGTTGTTTCGTcggtcaaggacaagttcTACTCTCTCCTCACTGAGGCCATCAattccttgccctcggctGGTTTTGCAGTTTCCAATACCTTTGCCGATAAAGCATATGTGGCAGTCCAAGATGCATTGTCACAGGGAGCAAGAGTTGTCGCCGGCAGCTCCCAGCGGCTTGGTCCGGCATCAatggcatcatccatcttggccgaTGTACCACGGGAGTCAATCTTGTCAAGCCAGGAGGGCTTCGCACCTACAGcctttgttgttgaagtCGAGAACGATGAAGAAGCTATTGCCGAAGCAAACTCGCGAGAGGGAGGCATGTCGGCGGCGATCTTTACGAGCAACCGAGAACGGGCCATTGCCCTAGCCAAAGAGCTGGAATTCGGAATGGTTCAGATCAACGATATGACCTTGGCTATCAAGC CGAGTATCAAGGGGCCCGCAACTTGTACCAAGGGTAGTGGATGGGGTTGTGCTGGTGGGAAATATGGAATCGAAGAGTTTATTCACTACAAGGCTATCACTTTTGGAGATTAG
- a CDS encoding EXPERA domain-containing protein, with amino-acid sequence MAPPKPARDYVYLLVVLLHLSAMLGVDFVPFYPQSLCQPPGSPLHFLIAYRQWYITTMSDPYYHIETPGHFFDFLVYVELLVQFPIALYLTQALLSKQRLSGPGELAASVYGIVTGLCTAIVCHNMYHLGPEVISHEAKQTLLYAAYLPYAVLPITMALDMHSRLLARLRTSSQLKQD; translated from the exons atggcgccTCCTAAGCCAGCTAGAGACTATGTCTACTTGCTCGTCGTGCTCTTGCACTTGAGTGCGATGCTTG GCGTTGATTTTGTCCCATTCTATCCCCAGTCTCTCTGCCAACCCCCAGGCTCACCTCTCCACTTTCTCATTGCCTATCGCCAGTGGTACATCACCACAATGTCTGACCCGTACTACCATATTGAGACTCCTGGACACTTCTTCGATTTCCTTGTCTATGTCGAGCTGCTGGTGCAGTTCCCAATTGCTTTGTATCTCACTCAAGCACTGCTATCGAAACAGCGCCTCTCTGGCCCTGGTGAGCTTGCAGCCAGTGTCTACGGTATAGTCACCGGTCTCTGCACGGCCATTGTGTGTCACAACATGTATCACCTGGGTCCCGAGGTCATCAGTCATGAGGCCAAGCAGACTCTATTGTATGCGGCATACCTACCATATGCCGTGCTGC CTATTACAATGGCCTTGGATATGCATTCTCGCCTTCTGGCTCGGCTTCGGACTTCATCTCAGCTCAAGCAAGATTAA